One Panicum virgatum strain AP13 chromosome 9K, P.virgatum_v5, whole genome shotgun sequence genomic region harbors:
- the LOC120652060 gene encoding uncharacterized protein LOC120652060 — protein sequence MPRVPIALEGRYKTHPLVPPRFRRPRRTNRAPPQARKKEPPEHLPCAAKKIESTTMGASASVASSLAPTAVAAAAIVCPPAGLAAGAIFGVGVAVGAAWGGASKPPAAAAPALDDALDAVVSAAEAVAEYLRAVMDAACSGAAAWALEKLEEAAAFVVDRVVRLLLRLRGGKEAAAARREMRRAAARRAGHDVFAEAAARVARSGRCIMGPAAALSTDVVVVPAAAAAHGALAALPRRSVSESDTDDVARRAARSAAGMMGLILESFVAEAYLGDSITAAARSSIAVIAAAVAVCLDVVASTDARA from the coding sequence ATGCCGCGTGTTCCCATTGCACTGGAAGGTCGCTATAAAACCCACCCGCTTGTGCCGCCAAGGTTTCGCCGCCCGCGTCGCACCAAcagagcgccgccgcaggcAAGGAAGAAAGAGCCCCCGGAGCACCTGCCGTGTGCTGCGAAGAAGATCGAGTCGACGACGATGGGGGCCAGCGCGAGCGTCGCGTCGTCACTGGCGCCTACGGccgtggcggccgccgccatcgtctgcccaccggccggcctggccgccGGAGCGATCTTCGGCGTGGGGGTGGCGGTCGGGGCGGCGTGGGGCGGGGCCAGTAaaccacccgccgccgctgctcctgctCTCGACGACGCCCTCGACGCGGTCgtcagcgcggcggaggcggtggcggagtACCTGCGCGCGGTGATGGACGCCGCGTgctcgggcgccgccgcctgggccctgGAGAAGCTCGAGGAAGCCGCGGCGTTCGTCGTCGACAGGGTCGTcaggctcctcctccgcctgcgcggcggcaaggaagccgccgcggcgaggcgcgagatgcgccgcgccgccgcccgacgcgCGGGCCACGACGTGTtcgccgaggccgcggcgcgcgTCGCCAGGTCCGGGCGCTGCATCATGGGGCCGGCGGCAGCTTTGTCGAcggacgtcgtcgtcgtccccgctgctgccgccgcgcacGGAGCGCTGGCGGCCCTGCCGAGGAGATCGGTCTCCGAGTCCGACACCGACGACGTCGCGAGGCGCGCGGCCAGAAGCGCCGCGGGGATGATGGGTCTCATCCTTGAGTCCTTCGTCGCGGAGGCCTATCTGGGCGACAGCATTACTGCGGCGGCCAGGTCCTCCATCGCCGTCATAGCCGCCGCGGTGGCCGTCTGCCTCGACGTTGTCGCTTCCACCGACGCAAGGGCCTAG